The segment GAGTTCCTTGCCCATCAGACGCCGGCCCACGGGCCGGGACTCCAGCCGGTAGCGCACCCGGCTGCGGGCCGCGCGCGCATCGTCCAGATATCCGTAGCGGGTGAACCGATCCAGAAGGGCGTTGACCTCCGCTGCCGGGTAGCCGCGCTGGCGCATCTTCTGAAAAATTTCAAAACGGGTATGCGAGCGCCGGGTGAGGATGCGCAGCGCCGTCGCCTCCATCCGTTCGGCATCGGAGGGCGCATCGCTCTCGCCGCTTGTGTCTTTGGCTTCTTTCTCTTCTTTTTTCCGGCGATAACCGCCCAAATTCCTTCCCCTCAGGCGGTTCGGGAAGTGTCCTTCCGGCGGGCCCCTACTTGGGCGTGGAGGCCTTGGCCTCGCCCTTCTCCGGTGCCGCCGTGGCCTCGTCCTTCTCCGGTGCCGCCTCGGCTTGCGCCGCCCCGGCGGAGGCAGGGGCGATCCCGGCCGCGCTCCGCACCTGATCTTCGATGCGGGCAAAGATGTCCAGGTTCTCCTTCAGGAAGCGCTTGACGTTCTCGCGGCCCTGGCCGATGCGCTCCTCCCCGTAGGAGTACCATGCGCCGGTCTTGGCGACGACGCCGTGTTCCACCGCCAGGTCGAGCACATCGCCCTCGCGCGAGATCCCCTGCCCGAACATGATGTCGAATTCGGCCGTCCGGAAGGGCGGCGAGAGTTTGTTCTTCACGACGCGGACGCGGGTGCGGTTGCCCACGTTGTTCTCGCCTTCCTTGATGGCGGCGATGCGGCGCACGTCGAGCCGGACGGAGGCGTAGAATTTGAGCGCGTTGCCGCCGCTGGTGGTTTCCGGGTTTCCAAACATGACGCCGATTTTCATGCGAATCTGGTTGATGAAGACAAAGCAGGTGTTGCTCCGGCTGACGACGCCGGAGAGCTTGCGCAGCGCCTGGCTCATGAGGCGGGCCTGCAGACCGACGTGGTGATCGCCCATCTCCCCTTCGAGCTCGGCCTTGGGCACGAGGGCCGCCACCGAGTCGATCACAACGACGTCCACGGCGGAGCTGCTGGTCAGCGTTTCGGCGATCTCGAGGGCCTGCTCCCCGGTGTCCGGCTGGGAGACGATCAGGTTATCGGTCTGCACCCCCAGGGCCTTGGCATAGATCGGATCGAGGGCGTGCTCGGCGTCAATGAAGGCCGCCGTTCCGCCCCGCCGCTGGGCCTCCGCCACCACGTGAAGGGCGATGGTCGTCTTGCCGGAGGATTCGGGCCCGAAGATCTCGATGACGCGGCCGCGGGGCACGCCGCCGGTCCCCAGGGCGATGTCGAGCGAGACCGACCCGGTGGAGATCGTCGGGATGGGGCCCAGGTGCGGGCCCTCTCCCAGGCGCATGATGGAGCCTTTCCCGAACTGCCGGTTGATGTGGGTGAAAGCCATCTCCAGGGCTTTTTCGCGGCGCTCCTTGTCTTTCGGATCGGCAGCCGGCGGGATGGAGGACCCGTTCTTCTGGTTCATCTTCGTGGCTCCTTGTCGGATGCGTTCGGGTCGTTCGGGGCGGGCAAAGTGCAATTTAGGGGATCGCCCGCCGCTTCGCAACGGCAGCGGCCGGGCGTGCCCCGGACCCGGAACAGATTCGCGTTCTCTCTCAAAGCGT is part of the bacterium genome and harbors:
- the recA gene encoding recombinase RecA, with the protein product MNQKNGSSIPPAADPKDKERREKALEMAFTHINRQFGKGSIMRLGEGPHLGPIPTISTGSVSLDIALGTGGVPRGRVIEIFGPESSGKTTIALHVVAEAQRRGGTAAFIDAEHALDPIYAKALGVQTDNLIVSQPDTGEQALEIAETLTSSSAVDVVVIDSVAALVPKAELEGEMGDHHVGLQARLMSQALRKLSGVVSRSNTCFVFINQIRMKIGVMFGNPETTSGGNALKFYASVRLDVRRIAAIKEGENNVGNRTRVRVVKNKLSPPFRTAEFDIMFGQGISREGDVLDLAVEHGVVAKTGAWYSYGEERIGQGRENVKRFLKENLDIFARIEDQVRSAAGIAPASAGAAQAEAAPEKDEATAAPEKGEAKASTPK
- a CDS encoding regulatory protein RecX → MGGYRRKKEEKEAKDTSGESDAPSDAERMEATALRILTRRSHTRFEIFQKMRQRGYPAAEVNALLDRFTRYGYLDDARAARSRVRYRLESRPVGRRLMGKELIEKGVPADVRETILDEFYAGDTEHELAFDAARRKRKSGGDARKDRERLLRFLERRGFPMRICIETADRIGLKEEMPIDNIEEIESPSWP